ATTCGGGAAGAGTAGCTTTGATTGGTTTGTTGGTCTAATGAGTTTTTTGGATAACGGAGTTCTCCCCCGCTGTGGCCGATCTTCTGTAACTGAATGTTGGTCTTGATGACCTTATATTAATCTAACAGATGACAAAAACAAAAAAACAAAAAAATTCAAAAAGATAGTTTAATTTATAAGGCAAAAATACAGAACAATTTAAGCAACAATGATTTTTATTATATAAGCTAAACAAGACTAATGAAAGATATAAGGAGCATAAAGATGAGTTGCTCCATTTTTGGATAGTTTCTCTTATACATATTTTTTCCCCCGCAACTCCTAATTTATCTTAGATAATTTTCCTCCTCGTATATATATATATATATATATATATATATATATATATATATCTTTCAGAGAATCTCACCAGTCCACCACACACACCTCTGAAATAAATGGTATAAACGACTCCGTATCCTTCGATGTGAGACGACAACGTTTCGGTTTTGGGTTTTGGCATAACTGATGGAACCCATGCGAGAAAAGCCTGAAAATAATCAATAAAAGGGAGGCGGTGGAGGAGAAGCGTATGATACTCCGGGAATAGGCGGTAGTGGTCCTTCGTAACCAGGAGGTGGCGGTGGTGGGCTATGGTGAATCACCGGAGGAGGTGGCGAAGATGGCGGCGGACTATAGTGGACGGACGGTGGTGGTGGAGGTGAGTTGTAGTAAACAGGGGATGGCGGAGGAGTGTAATGTACGGTCGGAGGCGGAGGTGGAGGTGGTGAGTGATCTATGCAAGGTGGAGGAGAATATACTGGCGTTGGTGGAGGTGGTGGGGATAGATAGTGATAAACCGGTGGTGGTGGTGAGTGCGGTGGTGGAGGTAACGAGTAATGTGGCGGCGGAGGGGGTGAGCTGTAATAGTAAGGGGCTGGTGGTGGTGAAAATTGAGGTGGCTGTGAGGGAGATGGTTGTGGTGGCTGCGGTGGGTAGTATGTCGGAGGCGGAGGTGGTGGTGAAGGAGAATATGTTGGTGGCGCGGGAGATGGAGGACAGTGACCTGCCGACGGTGGAGGTGATGGAGGAGAGTAACCTGTCGACGGTGGTGGTGGTGATGGAGGAGAGTAACCCATCGACGGTGGTGGTGATGGAGGAGAGTAACCCGTCGACGGTGGTGGTGGTGATGGAGGAGAGTAACCTGTCGACGGTGGTGGTGATGGAGGAGAGTACCCCGTCGACGGCGGTGGTGGTGGGGGAGAGTAACCCGTCGACGGTGGTGATGGTGGGGGAGAAGGACCCGTCGACGGCGGTGGTGATGGAGGTGAGTGACCCGTCGACGGTGGTGGTGATGGAGGAGAGTGACCTGCGGACGGCGGTGGTGATGGAGGAGAAAACCCAGTCGGCGGCGAGGGTGATGGCGGGGAGTGACCTGTCGATGGTGGTGGTGATGGAGGAGAATAAACCGGAGTGGGAGGAGGAAATGGAACTACACCAGGAGGACTAGGAGAACCAGGCGGTGACTGAGAACCCGGTGACGGTGGAGTTGACGGAGGAGACGGACCAATGGTTGGAGGACTAGACGGCGAAACAGGACCAGGAATTGGAGAAATGGGAGACGGCGGCACCACCATCGGAGGACTAGCTGGCGAAATAGACGGCGAAGGAGGTGAACCACCAGGAGATGGTGTTGTCGGCGGTGACGGGACTACAACCGGAGGCCGAGGACTAGGAGTAACAGAACGCCCACATCCAAACGATGCACAATTCACCGGCGGCAAAGACAAGAAAGCCGCACATTGCCCCGGAGATCTCTGCGCAGGTCTCGTCGGTATACAGTTACGCCGATCATCAACCCCAGGCAAACCGATACATACCGGCGGCTCTCCGGTGAAGAAATTGTAGCTGAAATTAAAGTTCTCCAGTCTCGGCAACTGACAAATACTCGCCGGAATCTTCCCGGAGAATCTATTATGCGCCACATTTAACTGTTCCAACGAAACCATTCCGCCGGTACTCGCCGGTAACGACCCCACCAGCTCGTTGAAACTGAAATCAAACACGGTGACGTTTTTCAACCGTCCGATCTCCGACGGCAAGCAAGAGTTAAACCCATTGTTCATGAAGATGATCTCTTCCAAGTTCCTCATATCGCCCAAACTCGTCGGAATACAACCGTGGAACTGATTATTCGCCACAACGATGACGGAAACCGGTGAATCTCCCAAATTATCCGGTAACTCGAACCGGAACCGGTTATGGTTAATGAAAATCGCATCTAGATCTTTACTGAAGAGCTCTCTCGGTACAGGTCCTTCAAACTCGTTAAACCGTAGATCCAGAAACTTCAACGACGGTAACTGGAGGATAACCGCAGGAAATATACCGGCGAACCGGTTATTGCTGAGATCTAACTCGAACAGAAGCTTAAGCCGGTTAAACCGATGCGGTACGGTTCCACAAAACCGGTTCGAGTTAACGTGGAACAGAGCAAGATCCGTTAACAAACCAAGCTCTTGAGGCAAGTATCCAGCAATGTCAGCGTGGTTGAGATCTATCCCGGCGACTGTACGGATCCGTGGGTTATCCGGCGCCGGAGCACAGTAAACGCCGGTGTAACTGCAGACGTCGGAGCCGATCCAGTTGGCGGTGAAGTTGTTTGGATCAGAGAGAATGGCTTGTTTCCAAGCTTGAAGAGCTACGTAAGCACTTCGAAGACGTGGATTCTCGAAGACGAGAGATGGGTCGACGACGACATTCTCGCCACGGTCGCCAAAGTCGTCGCGGTAGTACAGAAGCTGTCGCTGTCGGATCAGATGGACCTCTTTGTCTGAAAGATCGCTGTTGGAACTAGCGAGTGAATAAGAGTGAGAGAGACCAGTAGAAAACAAGAAGGTAAAATGAAGAACAAAAAGAGCGTAGATCTGAGCCATCTTCTTCGTCTTCATTGCTTCAGAGAAACATACATTTGAGTAGAATGGCAGATAGTGAGAGAGATTTGAAGGATGACGAAGGGTAAAATGAAGACAAGAAGTTAGAAAACAAACAGTGTGAAAGAGAGAATTATTAGAGAGAGAGGACAGGTCTTTCACAGCTCAGCCCTACACGCATATACTCTCTCTCTGTGCACTCTTATTTTATTACACTTTGAAAAGCAAGATGAATTATTAAATTATGTGTCCATACAATCCATAACATTTTAATAAATGTAAGATCGACTTTTAGTGACCTTTTTTTTTGAACTGATCACATGAATTATATACGTTACGAATTATACATTTGGATTAAAGACAAATTGCATTCCTCTATGCACTTGGCAGTAACTTCTGATCATCAACAATTCCAATACAACTACTACTAATAGTTTTAATGATCAACGACCGATATAGTTAGAAAATTTGAATCGGAATGTTAAAATCAAACCCAAAAATCAATGATAACATTTTTGGTCGCTTGACATGGATTATCATTGTTGTTTTAAAAGCCCATCAAATTAAATGCCGTTGGGCTTTGTATTTTACGGTTATGTGTTGTGACAATCTCTTGAGTCTCTGACAGTAAAGTTAAATGAATTAGGTGAAACTTGAAAGTCACGTGCATTCATTTTCTTTTGAGGTGTCCTAAAGTCATTAAAACTTTTCAACAATGAACTGTGCTGATGTCGGAATCGTCTTTATACTACATGCCCCACAGTATATCCATACAATCTAGAATTGCTCTATATTGGATTTGGATATTTTTAAAAGCACTAGTGTTATCTGTTATGTGTTTACCGTTGACGTTTTTACTAATTACAAAATAATTTGAATTTATATGGTTTAGTATGCTTCTAGATGTTTGTAATTTCGATTTGGAACAAAATGAATTTATATGGTTTAGTATCATTCAAGCTTCGCTCTTAGCCTCTTAGTCAAAAAAAGAAAGAAACTTCACACTGTACATATGAAATCTTACATCTAAAACAAGATGTAGCATAACTTGATAAACATATACGAATTTACTAATTGCTAATTTACATTAGACTAAGGGGGGGGGGGGGGGTGTTATTGGGAGTTAAATTTTGAAGAAATTTTAAAATTTAGAGATTTCATTGTTATTGGTTTATGAATTCTTAAAATCTTATTAGAATCCGTTGTTATTGGTTTGTGGACTTTTAAATTCTATGAGAATCCTATGTTATTCAAAAAGTTTAGTTTTTATTGATTTTGTAATTCTATTAAACTCTTTTGTTATTGGGACATAAATTCTCTTTAGTTTTACTCATAACACTCAACTTTACAAATATCACGTATAGTCATAGGATTTTCAAAATCTATGTAACAAAAACACAAAAACACAAACACAACAAGATTTTTTTACATTTTTATTGTCAAGTCAAAGATAGTTATAAAAAGAAAACTAAAGATAAAAGAAATTATTAAAAATAACAATTTTTTAAAAAAAAATCTTTCATGAAATATAACTATTTGATATTAAAATAAAATCATGAGAAAATTCATAGGTTGATCTTAAAAACTTTAAAACAAAAATCAAACAAGACAAATCAAAATGTCAAAATATTGAAAAACCAAAATTATTTTTAATTTTCAAATAGTTCTATTTTATGAAAGATTTTTTTTAAAAAAATAATAATAGAAAGATAAGTTTGGAAAGAAAAGTATATATGAAAATCTATAATAATCAATGACAATTTATACAATATTTTGGGTAAAATTCATCAAATCTGCTTAACTTTTAAAAATCTACTAACTCTTAGAATTTTCAAACTCCACACGAATTCTATTTCCAACATGCCTCCCTAAATATCTATTATTATAACCGGATATCAATTGTAAATGAGTCATTTACATAAACGGAAACTGTTAAATAAGATCGTTTAGTATTGATGTTGTATATTGTTTATCACATGTAGACCCTTCCCACAAGAAGAGAGAACTCGTATCTTATTTTTGAAAATAAAATTGTCTGGCAAGTATTACTAATTTACTATTCATCCGTGCTCTTTTGTCCGTTACCTTTCAGAAAGCAAAGATCCACAAACCAAGGGAGAAAACATCCAATTTAACAAAAGGTTAAACCACGCTTTCGCAAAAAAGCCTATCATATCTTGATTCCACGTACCCTCCGTACATGCATGTTGTTGTAATTACATTTTTTAACATAACGCACCTATATAATATATCTAGTTACAAGTATATGATGCACCAATCCAATGTAATATAAGAGTAATAACATTTTTTTAAAACTCACGAATGTAAGCAACGCATAGAGATGGCGAGTAGTACTATTTCGAGTTGCGGGATTGAGAAAATTAGAAAAGAATGTTACTACGAACGGATGAGTTTACAACCTAATAAACGCATAGTTGATCTCATAGAAGTGATCATGTTTCAACGATCCAACGCCGACGATCATCACACTCGAAAACTCGTTGGTAAAACCATTAACGACTTAGTTACATAAAAAATCATCAACGACTTTCCAAAAAACACCGTAAAATGATCGGAGCTCTTAGACCGAAGCTGCTAGCTACTTTGCACCATTGTGAAACTCTTCTCTACAGAATGGTCTTCTATGGATATGGTGGAATGACCTCCTTCATCTTTTATTAGAGTGGTGGGATGCCGTCCTTCATCTTTCATTAGAGTTATATACGCTCTTTGTGGATCCCATGCCGACACTAGCTTTCTCAGCATCTCCTCAACATGGATGAAAACGTCGAAGATGGACAAGATGGTGATGGTTCCATTAGCGATCTTACTGCGATGCAGCTTGCGAGAATCAATGGTCTTACTAAATTTTTTTAAGACCCCTAAAAGTTCATGTCGCCCTGTAAAAAGAAGATAAAAAATTAGGAGTATAAGAATTTGATGTGTTAAAAAAAAAGAATTTGCATCATTCTTTTATTTTCTCTTTCTTTACACGACGATCTTTGGGTTTTTAATCAATTTGGGTTTGAAAGCACTATACAACACTTTATCGTAGGGCACGTGGATATGAACTGTTTGCTTAAAATACCAGTGGGTGCATCCGTAGAGTGCATCTCTACTTGGAGATTAGTCTAAATTCTTTCACAGGTCCGGAATACTCAGATTACTAAAATAAATAAATGAGAGAATTTGCAATAGGATGTTGCGGATATGCCAATGGTTATCAAAGTTTTCTCTAAGGATTTGGTTGAAGCTGGCGAGGCCGTTGAAGAAGCTTTAGATAAGAATGAAGAAGGCATGACAGTTCTAATGGCGGAGGCTGATAAGCTGAGGCTAGATACAATTAGGACGATCGTGGAGGTTTTGACTCCTGTTCAAGTGGCGGCTCTTTTGCTCTCCCTGAAAAGATTACACGTTTCGTTGCACGAGTGGGGAAGAGGTAGAGAAGAGTGTTGTCTCGTGTGTGCAGCCGCTAGAGGTGGAGCTGGGAAGTCAAAGAGATCAGCCACTTGTTGATGTGGGAGTGTGAGTTCTTTAAGGTTTTAGAAATAGTCTTCTGTAATAGTTTGGTCTAAGCAGAGATGAGATGTGTCTTTATGTTTGTGTGTGTGATAGTGAGACGTAGTTACGAAATGCATAAGCTTTATGCTTTTGTCTTATATAAGGAATAACAAAAGTTGTAAACCCTCAAAAGACGGCATCTTCTTATTCATATGAATACAAATAAGTTATAAATACACACGTCAAGATTTTAACTGTGTTTTTCTTTGCCAAGTTGAACTATTTTCCCAGTTTTATTGATTTGGCCTTGTTGTAAATTCCTGTGACATTTGAGATGTAGTGAGTATAGTGTTTTGCTCTGGTTCTTCAAAATGGCAAAGCATTACGATTTACGAAGATATACAACTTTAATAAAATAAAATAAAAAATTCAAAAAAAAAACTTTAATAAAATATGTATAGACCCTAAACTAAACAAGGGGAAAGTGACATTTTGTGGAAATTAAGGGAGTGGCTGTCTATCATTAAAAAATAAAAAGTGATTGGCTGTTGTTGAATCTTTGTAACATTCGAATATTCCTTTTGTAGATTCTGCATCCAAAGTTTAAAAAAACAAAGGTATTTACATTAGAGATATATATAAGAGAAATTGCATTCTATAACTATAAAAACTATTATTCACTTTATAACCATATCAAAAACATGATTAGGCGTGGACTCTTGATTACGTGTTTGGGTTCAGATCGGATATTTCAGATTTTTGGTTATTCCGGTATTGGGGTTTAGAATCTGTTCATTTATTTTTACTTATCGAATCGGGTTTGGATATTTTTCATTCGAGTTTGGTTATTTTATGTCGGGTTCAAATATTTAAATTTAAAAAAAACAAATTTTGAATTGCTCAAACTTTTTATACTTCGAATTTTACCACTATCTTAAGTGATTTTCTAATTTTTAATAAGTTGGACGATTAATAGGTTTGGAGATAAAACTTGGAAAATAGAAAAGACACTAAACTGAAATGTAACTTTTGTTAATGCATAAAACAAGAAGATTGACATACATTTTAAGTGAATATAAAATTAATTTATCCGTAATTATATGTATATATTTGATTTTGGGTCATGTGTATCGTTAATATAAATATTTTGAATAAACTGAGAGAAGTAAATTAGGAATTTAGGGTTAAATATATATGTTCGATTATCTTCAGATATCTATTCGAGTTTGGATTACCCGTTCAGATTTGAATATGCTATCTTTCCTAACTCAATATCCGTTTAGGTATTTTGCTATTTTGATTTGGATTTCAGTTTAAGATTTTCGGATCGGGTTTGGGTACCAGTTCGAATAACGAGTAAAATTTCCATGCATATGCTACTTACATAAGAGAATCTTCAACTCTACTCTATTTTTCACTCTAAATATAGTTTAGAGTAAAAGTGTTACAATGGTGTTTTATTTTTCACTATATAATAGAGTAAAACTAGGGGTTGGCCCGCCCTACGGGCGGGTAAGTTTACAACAAAATCATTTTATATCAAACATTTTAAAATTACTTTAAATTAAATATGATAAATATTTGTTTTCTAAGATCTTATTATAAATTTATTAATTTTTTGAATTTTATATTTATTTGTTAACATTTGACCTTTGTTTATAATTTTTACGTGTTTGGATTTTTATTTGTTATCAACTATATTTTATAAAATTGTACTATTTTATTTTAAGTATTCATTTCAGTTGTATTTATGATGGAAATACATTTTCTTTTACATTTGCATGAGATTATATGTGTAGTATTTTAATATATTTTCTTAATTGTGTGTTAAAGTTTTATACGGACTTGTAAACTCGACGGACTTGTGCGGCCTATGCTAGAACCAATGTGACTCTGTAACACACGCTTGTTCAAGAAAATAGTGATATGCCTGAAAATTTCTCCGTATTTATCTTTGTATAGAATCTTTTAAAGTGCGTAAAAAGCGTTGTGGTGCTATTTTGTTGTTTCTAGAAGTGTTTGTCAATAATGATAATAGCCTAATAGGTATGGTACTACTTTTTATTGTTTTATTTGTTTGATCTTGTGATTTTTTTGATTGTGCTAAATCTTATTTTGATTTTGATGTCCAGAAATGGGAAAATGTAAGTGAGATTGACTTTTTATTTTATTAATGTTAACATGGATTTGATGAGACGGAAAAAATATATTAGCGTAAATGGATTTTTAATTAAAAAAAATTATATATACTGTTGAAGATATATTTTGAATTATATTATGTATTTTTTTACTAAATTGGTATTTGTTGACTAATATTTTTACCAAACACAAGTTCTATTAAGTATTTTGAGTAAACTTATGGTTCTATTTGTTATATTATTATTTTGAACTGATTTTTGTAAAATATTTATTTTTATTATGTATTAATAATTTACTGTGGGCTGCATCATGTTTTTGCTTATTTATCTATGCTTGAACTTGGTATAAAAAAAATTATGTGAGACTCCCTTTTTCATGGGTGTTTGATGACATTTGAAGAAGAATAATGTAAATAGATTTCTCTTCTTTCTGATTTTGTGCAAAAATTCCTATTTATTCTTGGAATTTATGTATTTTGTATAATATAATATATGTTTAACTAAATTATTATTTTGTTACGAAAATTGTTTAATAAGTTTTTTTATGTCTTTTCACTAAATACTTATTATTTATTTGTTATATCTTGTGGGGAAACAACCAAAAAAAATTCTGATCTCCAGGCCTTTTAGGAGCACACTTAGTGTGGATTTGCTGCTAGTCATGGAACATGTCCTAGCCGTGAAACGTATGAAAATCGTGAACTTAAGTTGGTGCTTTCCCGAGTAAGCAAAGAAAAAACATATCCTTTTTGCAACCGAGAGCAAAAATCATTATACTGTCACAGTTGCACAGCCTACTAAACTATTTGATGCCATTCTAAGTTGCTTTTCTGTGGTTTTCATAATATGTTTTACTTCTACAATCAAGATAGAGGACTGCAAGGGAA
This sequence is a window from Brassica oleracea var. oleracea cultivar TO1000 chromosome C1, BOL, whole genome shotgun sequence. Protein-coding genes within it:
- the LOC106307049 gene encoding leucine-rich repeat extensin-like protein 5 isoform X3; protein product: MKTKKMAQIYALFVLHFTFLFSTGLSHSYSLASSNSDLSDKEVHLIRQRQLLYYRDDFGDRGENVVVDPSLVFENPRLRSAYVALQAWKQAILSDPNNFTANWIGSDVCSYTGVYCAPAPDNPRIRTVAGIDLNHADIAGYLPQELGLLTDLALFHVNSNRFCGTVPHRFNRLKLLFELDLSNNRFAGIFPAVILQLPSLKFLDLRFNEFEGPVPRELFSKDLDAIFINHNRFRFELPDNLGDSPVSVIVVANNQFHGCIPTSLGDMRNLEEIIFMNNGFNSCLPSEIGRLKNVTVFDFSFNELVGSLPASTGGMVSLEQLNVAHNRFSGKIPASICQLPRLENFNFSYNFFTGEPPVCIGLPGVDDRRNCIPTRPAQRSPGQCAAFLSLPPVNCASFGCGRSVTPSPRPPVVVPSPPTTPSPGGSPPSPSISPASPPMVVPPSPISPIPGPVSPSSPPTIGPSPPSTPPSPGSQSPPGSPSPPGVVPFPPPTPVYSPPSPPPSTGHSPPSPSPPTGFSPPSPPPSAGHSPPSPPPSTGPSPPPSPPSTGYSPPPPPPSTGYSPPSPPPSTGYSPPSPPPPSTGYSPPSPPPSMGYSPPSPPPPSTGYSPPSPPPSAGHCPPSPAPPTYSPSPPPPPPTYYPPQPPQPSPSQPPQFSPPPAPYYYSSPPPPPHYSLPPPPHSPPPPVYHYLSPPPPPTPVYSPPPCIDHSPPPPPPPTVHYTPPPSPVYYNSPPPPPSVHYSPPPSSPPPPVIHHSPPPPPPGYEGPLPPIPGVSYASPPPPPFY
- the LOC106330345 gene encoding uncharacterized protein LOC106330345 gives rise to the protein MPMVIKVFSKDLVEAGEAVEEALDKNEEGMTVLMAEADKLRLDTIRTIVEVLTPVQVAALLLSLKRLHVSLHEWGRGREECCLVCAAARGGAGKSKRSATC
- the LOC106307049 gene encoding leucine-rich repeat extensin-like protein 5 isoform X1; this encodes MKTKKMAQIYALFVLHFTFLFSTGLSHSYSLASSNSDLSDKEVHLIRQRQLLYYRDDFGDRGENVVVDPSLVFENPRLRSAYVALQAWKQAILSDPNNFTANWIGSDVCSYTGVYCAPAPDNPRIRTVAGIDLNHADIAGYLPQELGLLTDLALFHVNSNRFCGTVPHRFNRLKLLFELDLSNNRFAGIFPAVILQLPSLKFLDLRFNEFEGPVPRELFSKDLDAIFINHNRFRFELPDNLGDSPVSVIVVANNQFHGCIPTSLGDMRNLEEIIFMNNGFNSCLPSEIGRLKNVTVFDFSFNELVGSLPASTGGMVSLEQLNVAHNRFSGKIPASICQLPRLENFNFSYNFFTGEPPVCIGLPGVDDRRNCIPTRPAQRSPGQCAAFLSLPPVNCASFGCGRSVTPSPRPPVVVPSPPTTPSPGGSPPSPSISPASPPMVVPPSPISPIPGPVSPSSPPTIGPSPPSTPPSPGSQSPPGSPSPPGVVPFPPPTPVYSPPSPPPSTGHSPPSPSPPTGFSPPSPPPSAGHSPPSPPPSTGHSPPSPPPSTGPSPPPSPPSTGYSPPPPPPSTGYSPPSPPPSTGYSPPSPPPPSTGYSPPSPPPSMGYSPPSPPPPSTGYSPPSPPPSAGHCPPSPAPPTYSPSPPPPPPTYYPPQPPQPSPSQPPQFSPPPAPYYYSSPPPPPHYSLPPPPHSPPPPVYHYLSPPPPPTPVYSPPPCIDHSPPPPPPPTVHYTPPPSPVYYNSPPPPPSVHYSPPPSSPPPPVIHHSPPPPPPGYEGPLPPIPGVSYASPPPPPFY
- the LOC106307049 gene encoding leucine-rich repeat extensin-like protein 5 isoform X2, with amino-acid sequence MKTKKMAQIYALFVLHFTFLFSTGLSHSYSLASSNSDLSDKEVHLIRQRQLLYYRDDFGDRGENVVVDPSLVFENPRLRSAYVALQAWKQAILSDPNNFTANWIGSDVCSYTGVYCAPAPDNPRIRTVAGIDLNHADIAGYLPQELGLLTDLALFHVNSNRFCGTVPHRFNRLKLLFELDLSNNRFAGIFPAVILQLPSLKFLDLRFNEFEGPVPRELFSKDLDAIFINHNRFRFELPDNLGDSPVSVIVVANNQFHGCIPTSLGDMRNLEEIIFMNNGFNSCLPSEIGRLKNVTVFDFSFNELVGSLPASTGGMVSLEQLNVAHNRFSGKIPASICQLPRLENFNFSYNFFTGEPPVCIGLPGVDDRRNCIPTRPAQRSPGQCAAFLSLPPVNCASFGCGRSVTPSPRPPVVVPSPPTTPSPGGSPPSPSISPASPPIPGPVSPSSPPTIGPSPPSTPPSPGSQSPPGSPSPPGVVPFPPPTPVYSPPSPPPSTGHSPPSPSPPTGFSPPSPPPSAGHSPPSPPPSTGHSPPSPPPSTGPSPPPSPPSTGYSPPPPPPSTGYSPPSPPPSTGYSPPSPPPPSTGYSPPSPPPSMGYSPPSPPPPSTGYSPPSPPPSAGHCPPSPAPPTYSPSPPPPPPTYYPPQPPQPSPSQPPQFSPPPAPYYYSSPPPPPHYSLPPPPHSPPPPVYHYLSPPPPPTPVYSPPPCIDHSPPPPPPPTVHYTPPPSPVYYNSPPPPPSVHYSPPPSSPPPPVIHHSPPPPPPGYEGPLPPIPGVSYASPPPPPFY